Proteins encoded in a region of the Myxococcales bacterium genome:
- a CDS encoding aspartate aminotransferase family protein → MRIPSTGLTKAEVAHAVESARKDDWPWREGKLFAYTFEAGADIEEVGKHAFMAYLTENGLDPTTFPSLRAFENDLVDMSRRHLGGDEAVVGNFTSGGTESIMLAVKTARDYARAHRPGLQRPKMLVPVTAHAAFHKAAHYLGVELVLTAVDPNTFLADVNDMRAKLDDDVVLVVASACSYAHGVVDPVPEIAALAQERGVLCHVDGCMGAFLLPFFRRLGADVPDFDFRVPGVTSMSMDLHKYGLCPKGASVVLYRDESIRKFQLFACSEWTGYTMINTTIQSSKSGGPLAAAWAVLQFVGDDGYMRIAKDLYDAHKALVAGINAIPGLRVMGTPQMSLVGFTSDELSVFSLCDALKAKGFAVQAQLASGPSKENIHMTINPGNTRWVGPFLEALRECVAHVRAAGGGVKPPRDLASQLAAMIASDASGEGLGRLMDGLGVGGGTAPRDMADVNALLNELPLDVRGQLLVAFVGRMFTPVPG, encoded by the coding sequence ATGCGCATTCCGTCCACTGGCCTCACGAAGGCCGAAGTCGCCCACGCCGTCGAGTCCGCCCGCAAAGACGACTGGCCTTGGCGCGAGGGGAAGCTCTTCGCGTACACGTTCGAGGCGGGGGCCGACATCGAGGAGGTCGGCAAGCACGCCTTCATGGCCTACCTCACCGAGAACGGCCTCGACCCCACCACGTTCCCCAGCCTGCGTGCGTTCGAGAACGACCTCGTCGACATGTCGCGGCGCCACCTCGGGGGCGACGAGGCGGTGGTCGGCAACTTCACGAGCGGCGGCACCGAGTCGATCATGCTGGCCGTGAAGACCGCGCGCGACTACGCGCGGGCTCACCGTCCGGGCCTCCAGCGCCCGAAGATGCTCGTGCCCGTCACGGCCCACGCGGCCTTCCACAAGGCAGCCCACTACCTGGGCGTCGAGCTCGTCCTCACCGCGGTCGACCCCAACACGTTCCTCGCCGACGTGAACGACATGCGCGCGAAGCTCGACGACGACGTCGTGCTCGTGGTCGCCTCGGCCTGCTCGTACGCCCACGGCGTGGTCGACCCGGTCCCCGAGATCGCCGCGCTCGCGCAGGAGCGAGGCGTCCTCTGCCACGTCGACGGGTGCATGGGCGCGTTCCTCTTGCCCTTCTTCAGGCGCCTCGGCGCCGACGTGCCCGACTTCGACTTCCGCGTGCCCGGCGTCACCAGCATGTCGATGGACCTCCACAAGTACGGGCTCTGCCCGAAGGGCGCCTCGGTGGTGCTCTACCGCGACGAGTCCATTCGCAAATTTCAGCTCTTCGCGTGCTCGGAGTGGACCGGGTACACGATGATCAACACGACCATCCAGAGCTCGAAGTCGGGCGGTCCGCTCGCGGCCGCGTGGGCGGTGCTGCAGTTCGTCGGCGACGACGGCTACATGCGCATCGCGAAGGATCTCTACGACGCGCACAAGGCGCTCGTCGCGGGCATCAACGCCATCCCCGGGCTCCGCGTGATGGGCACCCCGCAGATGAGCCTCGTCGGCTTCACCTCGGACGAGCTCAGCGTCTTCTCCTTGTGCGACGCCCTGAAGGCCAAGGGCTTCGCTGTGCAGGCGCAGCTGGCGAGCGGCCCCTCGAAGGAGAACATCCACATGACGATCAACCCGGGAAATACGCGGTGGGTCGGGCCGTTCCTCGAGGCCCTCCGCGAGTGCGTCGCGCACGTGCGCGCGGCGGGCGGGGGCGTGAAGCCGCCACGCGACCTCGCCTCGCAGCTCGCGGCGATGATCGCCTCCGACGCGTCGGGCGAGGGGCTCGGCCGCCTCATGGACGGACTCGGCGTGGGCGGCGGCACCGCCCCGCGCGACATGGCCGACGTCAACGCGCTGCTGAACGAGCTCCCCCTCGACGTGCGAGGTCAGCTGTTGGTCGCGTTCGTGGGGCGCATGTTCACCCCGGTGCCGGGGTGA
- a CDS encoding hybrid sensor histidine kinase/response regulator, which translates to MIAPPGPATVLVVDDNEANRSLARSTLEDEDYRVVVATGGEEGVAAFAREAPDCVLLDVRMPEVDGFAACERMRALPGGRDTPILFLTALRDVDTFDQAMSAGAADFLTKPVRPAELLVRVKTALELRRTGAELRAHYELLRDQRAAFLRVQLQKERLTAFLVHDLKNPVNAMDLHAQLLLRDKTLSESARASAGHIRREARRLTRLIVNLLDVSKGDEGKLAPSKAQVDVAALVADVCDELEISARERDVTLVPKIETATVWADAELAGRMLANLVENAVRHAPRGSRVTVEVAPYDGGVEVRVADSGAGVPEELRESIFDPFVQSGAAGSVPERGGRGLGLTFCRLVTEAHGGRIWVDEGAPGAVFHARFPEDTDRD; encoded by the coding sequence ATGATCGCCCCGCCCGGCCCCGCGACGGTCCTCGTCGTCGACGACAACGAGGCGAACCGCTCCCTCGCGCGGAGCACCCTCGAGGACGAAGACTATCGGGTCGTGGTCGCCACGGGCGGGGAAGAGGGCGTCGCGGCCTTCGCGCGGGAGGCCCCCGACTGCGTCCTGCTCGACGTGCGGATGCCCGAGGTCGATGGCTTCGCCGCGTGCGAGCGCATGCGCGCGCTGCCCGGTGGCCGCGACACCCCGATCCTGTTTCTCACCGCGCTCCGCGATGTCGACACGTTCGACCAGGCGATGTCGGCGGGTGCGGCCGACTTCCTCACCAAGCCGGTGCGACCGGCCGAGCTCCTCGTGCGCGTGAAGACCGCCCTCGAGCTGCGCCGCACGGGCGCCGAGCTCCGCGCCCACTACGAGCTCCTCCGAGATCAGCGCGCAGCCTTCCTGCGCGTTCAGCTGCAGAAAGAGCGGCTCACCGCGTTCTTGGTCCACGACCTCAAGAACCCCGTGAACGCCATGGACCTCCACGCGCAGCTCCTCCTCCGCGACAAGACGCTGTCCGAGTCGGCGCGCGCGTCCGCTGGGCACATTCGGCGAGAGGCGAGGCGGCTCACGCGGCTAATAGTCAACCTTCTTGACGTGTCGAAGGGCGACGAGGGCAAGCTCGCCCCCTCGAAGGCGCAGGTCGACGTGGCGGCGCTGGTCGCCGACGTGTGCGACGAGCTGGAGATCTCGGCGCGGGAGCGCGATGTCACCCTCGTCCCAAAGATCGAGACCGCCACGGTGTGGGCCGACGCGGAGCTCGCCGGCCGCATGCTGGCGAACCTTGTGGAGAACGCCGTCCGGCACGCGCCCCGCGGGAGCCGCGTGACGGTCGAGGTCGCGCCCTACGATGGCGGCGTCGAGGTGCGCGTCGCCGACTCCGGCGCCGGCGTCCCCGAGGAGCTCCGCGAGTCGATCTTCGATCCGTTCGTGCAGTCCGGCGCGGCCGGAAGCGTGCCCGAGCGGGGCGGCCGCGGCCTGGGCCTCACGTTCTGTCGCTTGGTGACCGAGGCCCACGGCGGGCGCATCTGGGTCGACGAGGGGGCGCCCGGCGCCGTGTTTCACGCGAGGTTTCCGGAGGACACAGACCGTGATTGA
- a CDS encoding metallophosphoesterase, whose translation MNLPRILVFVLVMTLVVGGGHYYLYARLVRDTELPQGWARLATTVLVGMPVLTVLGMTLARGPRALASPVAWAAFVWMGLAFFLLLGVAAGDVVRVGLRAAALASPGLRDPERRLFFARLLGGFAAFGGVGLAAGGMRSALGETAVQRVKVSLRGLSRSGYRIVQISDVHVGPTIGRDFIAALVARINALSPDAVVITGDLVDGSVAELAAHVAPLRDLAARDGVFFVTGNHEYYSGADAWLAHLSTLGVRALRNERVSLGGEHGFDLAGIDDASAHQFGAGHGADLTAALAGRDTKRAVVLLAHQPRAALEAAKHGVSLVLSGHTHGGQMFPWNHVVKLQQPFIAGLYRHLDTQVYVSCGTGYWGPPMRVGAPAEITEIELVAA comes from the coding sequence ATGAACCTCCCCCGCATCCTCGTGTTCGTCCTCGTGATGACCCTCGTCGTGGGCGGGGGCCACTACTACCTCTACGCGCGCCTCGTGCGAGACACCGAGCTGCCCCAGGGGTGGGCCCGCCTCGCGACCACCGTGCTCGTCGGCATGCCGGTGCTCACCGTCCTTGGCATGACCCTCGCGCGCGGGCCTCGCGCCCTCGCCTCTCCCGTCGCGTGGGCCGCGTTCGTGTGGATGGGGCTCGCGTTCTTCCTCTTGCTCGGCGTCGCCGCCGGCGACGTCGTGCGGGTCGGCCTTCGGGCCGCCGCGCTCGCGAGCCCGGGCCTCCGTGATCCGGAGCGACGGCTGTTCTTCGCCCGCTTGCTCGGCGGCTTCGCGGCGTTTGGCGGGGTAGGCCTCGCGGCGGGTGGGATGCGCAGCGCCCTCGGCGAGACCGCCGTTCAGCGGGTGAAGGTGTCCCTGCGGGGCCTCAGCCGCTCCGGCTACCGCATCGTGCAAATCTCCGACGTCCACGTCGGCCCGACCATCGGCAGAGACTTCATCGCGGCGTTGGTCGCGCGCATCAACGCGCTCTCCCCCGACGCCGTCGTCATCACCGGGGACCTCGTCGACGGCAGCGTCGCGGAGCTCGCCGCTCACGTCGCGCCGCTCCGCGACCTCGCCGCGCGCGACGGCGTCTTCTTCGTGACGGGCAACCACGAGTACTACTCCGGGGCCGACGCGTGGCTCGCCCACCTGTCGACCTTGGGAGTGCGCGCGCTCCGGAACGAGCGCGTCTCGCTCGGAGGCGAGCACGGCTTCGACCTCGCCGGCATCGACGACGCGTCGGCGCACCAGTTCGGCGCCGGCCACGGGGCCGATCTCACCGCGGCGCTCGCGGGGCGGGACACGAAGCGCGCGGTCGTGCTGCTCGCCCACCAGCCACGCGCGGCGCTCGAGGCCGCGAAGCACGGCGTGTCCCTCGTCCTCTCGGGGCACACCCACGGCGGCCAGATGTTCCCGTGGAACCACGTGGTGAAGCTCCAGCAGCCGTTCATCGCGGGGCTCTACCGCCACCTCGACACCCAGGTCTACGTGAGCTGCGGCACGGGATACTGGGGCCCTCCCATGCGGGTGGGGGCCCCGGCGGAGATCACCGAGATCGAGCTCGTGGCGGCCTGA
- a CDS encoding universal stress protein: MNRILVAVDFSESSDLALTEAARLARRAETPATGQAAQAAQVGVCHVLPNVMPVHPLFPQHTGRSMLAVTDLEHRASVAVGERFAACDEGAESAGRLEVLAFVDQGDDEAAAIVARATSWKPSVLVIGSHGRTGLARALLGSVSEEVARRAPCPVLVARGAHLAGPVIVAADLTETSLHALHAAAAEAKARGVGLVAVFALDVPTDFLPYGVLAPFGVYEQTPGAEDIRELRAAAQETLSTWLAAASVEATAIVVDGRAAQETVKLAESLGAQLVVCATHARAGLDRLAMGSVTESILRHAHCSVLVVRMEKDGATA, from the coding sequence GTGAACCGAATTCTCGTCGCCGTCGATTTCTCCGAGTCCTCCGACCTCGCGCTCACGGAGGCCGCGCGGCTCGCCAGGCGCGCCGAAACGCCGGCGACCGGGCAAGCTGCGCAGGCCGCGCAGGTGGGTGTGTGCCACGTGCTGCCCAACGTGATGCCCGTCCACCCGCTGTTTCCGCAGCACACGGGCCGCTCGATGCTCGCCGTCACCGACCTCGAGCATCGCGCGAGCGTCGCCGTGGGCGAGCGCTTCGCCGCGTGCGACGAGGGCGCGGAGAGCGCCGGCCGCCTGGAGGTGCTCGCGTTCGTCGACCAGGGCGACGACGAGGCGGCGGCCATCGTCGCGCGCGCGACCTCCTGGAAGCCCAGCGTGCTCGTGATCGGGAGCCACGGACGCACGGGCCTCGCGCGGGCCCTCCTCGGCAGCGTCTCCGAGGAGGTCGCGCGGCGGGCGCCGTGCCCGGTGCTGGTGGCGCGTGGAGCGCACCTCGCGGGCCCGGTGATCGTGGCCGCCGACCTGACCGAGACCTCGCTCCACGCCCTGCACGCCGCGGCGGCCGAGGCGAAGGCGCGCGGAGTCGGGCTCGTGGCGGTGTTCGCGCTGGACGTCCCGACCGACTTTCTCCCCTACGGTGTGCTGGCTCCGTTCGGGGTCTACGAGCAGACCCCGGGCGCCGAGGACATCCGCGAGCTGCGGGCCGCCGCCCAAGAGACGCTCTCGACCTGGCTCGCGGCCGCGTCGGTGGAGGCCACGGCGATCGTGGTCGACGGGCGCGCCGCCCAAGAGACCGTGAAGCTCGCCGAGTCCCTCGGCGCCCAGCTCGTCGTCTGCGCGACGCACGCGCGCGCGGGCCTCGATCGCCTGGCCATGGGCAGCGTCACCGAATCGATCCTTCGACACGCGCATTGCTCCGTGCTCGTGGTACGCATGGAGAAGGACGGCGCGACGGCCTGA
- a CDS encoding deoxynucleoside kinase: MEPKRRYVAVAGTIGAGKTSLTAWLVKRYGFRPFYEPNDDNPYLADFYADMKRWALQSQLFFLAHKIKLHQELDRARAAGPVVIDRTVYEDAEIFARNLHRQGVLDKRDFGVYYTLYEGIRESLRPPDLLIALTCSLRATKRRIQSRGRAMESAIPDAYLRRLHRLYEEWFEGYTLSPIVRIDTTDLDYVENLVDLIELQRRVDEALA, from the coding sequence GTGGAGCCTAAACGCCGGTACGTCGCGGTCGCGGGCACGATAGGCGCGGGGAAGACCTCGCTCACGGCGTGGCTCGTGAAGCGCTACGGTTTTCGGCCGTTCTACGAGCCGAACGACGACAACCCCTACCTGGCCGACTTCTACGCCGACATGAAGCGCTGGGCGCTGCAGTCGCAGCTCTTCTTTCTGGCGCACAAGATCAAGCTCCACCAGGAGCTCGACCGCGCCCGGGCCGCGGGCCCCGTGGTCATCGATCGCACCGTGTACGAGGACGCCGAGATCTTCGCGCGGAACCTCCACCGCCAGGGTGTGCTCGACAAGCGCGACTTTGGTGTATACTACACGCTCTACGAAGGCATCCGCGAGAGCCTGCGGCCCCCCGATCTGCTCATCGCGCTCACGTGCTCGCTGCGCGCCACCAAGCGGCGTATCCAGTCGCGCGGCCGCGCCATGGAGTCGGCGATCCCCGACGCGTACCTCCGCAGGCTCCACCGCCTCTACGAGGAGTGGTTCGAGGGCTACACGCTCTCACCCATCGTGCGCATCGACACGACCGACCTCGACTACGTGGAGAACCTCGTCGATCTCATCGAGCTGCAACGCCGGGTCGACGAGGCCCTCGCCTAG
- a CDS encoding universal stress protein, whose product MALPPKRVLVALDETQRPGAVFDGAREFAARYRARLVFLHVVVPDDGLTLPGRELGPELGGLVRHAQRELRELADQVPSENVDSTVVDVGEPWRVICRLATELGVDMVLLGSHRATGVEKLFGTTATWVVANCDRTVVVLRETPASPQPT is encoded by the coding sequence GTGGCGCTCCCGCCCAAGCGTGTCCTCGTCGCGCTCGACGAGACCCAACGGCCGGGAGCGGTCTTCGACGGCGCGCGTGAGTTCGCCGCGAGGTACCGCGCTCGGCTCGTGTTCCTGCACGTGGTGGTGCCCGATGACGGGCTCACGCTCCCAGGGCGTGAGCTTGGTCCGGAGCTGGGCGGGCTCGTGCGGCATGCCCAGCGGGAGCTCCGCGAGCTCGCCGACCAGGTACCCTCCGAGAACGTCGACTCGACCGTGGTCGATGTCGGAGAGCCCTGGCGTGTGATCTGTCGACTCGCCACGGAGCTGGGCGTCGACATGGTGCTCCTCGGATCGCACCGAGCGACGGGCGTCGAGAAGCTCTTCGGCACCACGGCGACTTGGGTCGTCGCCAACTGCGATCGCACGGTCGTCGTGCTCCGCGAGACCCCCGCTTCACCTCAGCCCACGTAG
- a CDS encoding PAS domain S-box protein — translation MIEVTSVTDELGPSSIEGLYRHLLDTAPDAIVVVGASGLITLVNQQTEALFGYARSDLVGRPLEVLLPERFRAGHRAHMMAFAERPGARPMGSGLTLFGRRADGSELAIEVSLSPVTTSRGGLVSAAIRDVTERRRMEATAKLAADRLASAVESTQDAFALFDAEERLVLCNSVYRRLLGSVTGALIGRSYEETVRAWMQDLAFPSESDRVRFLADGLAIRRVLGAGFDVRTRDGRSLRITIRRTLEGGIVKTVWDLTDDVRLAEELREARAAAEAASDAKSEFLSSMSHELRTPLNAILGFAQLLRRDKKEPLSHRHRERVDQILKGGEHLLHLIDDILDLARIEAGGVSISTEPVGVREALQEVAATLAPAAARADVALTVVDPPDDVPMLSVDRTRFIQILMNFGSNALKYNRPGGTARLEVSSVEGDPRPLGVSQLRVLVRDTGPGIAIEQQGRLFQPFYRAGQETGPIEGTGIGLVITRRLARLMGGDVGFRSEPGRGSEFWVDLPTHSTGAPSSAPRHGSRPRLSGGAGGLVLYVEDNPANVAFMRDALAGYEGLELITAPTAELGIEIARERLPSVVFMDINLPGMSGLDAMRRLREMPETADIPVVALTAAASERDRRRGEQAGFYRYLTKPVRIEELETTLDSLLAPPSTPPPRST, via the coding sequence GTGATTGAGGTGACCTCCGTGACGGACGAGCTCGGCCCCTCCTCGATCGAGGGGCTCTACCGCCACCTGCTCGACACGGCCCCCGACGCGATAGTGGTCGTCGGCGCATCGGGGCTCATCACGCTGGTCAACCAGCAGACCGAGGCCCTGTTCGGCTACGCGCGCTCCGACCTCGTGGGCCGCCCGCTCGAGGTGCTGCTCCCCGAGCGCTTCCGCGCAGGCCACCGCGCGCACATGATGGCGTTCGCGGAGCGCCCCGGCGCGCGCCCGATGGGCTCCGGCCTCACCCTCTTCGGACGCCGCGCCGACGGGAGCGAGCTCGCCATCGAGGTCAGCTTGAGCCCCGTCACCACGAGTCGCGGGGGGCTCGTGTCGGCCGCGATTCGCGATGTCACGGAGCGTCGCCGCATGGAGGCGACCGCGAAGCTCGCCGCCGACCGGCTCGCGAGCGCCGTGGAGAGCACCCAAGACGCCTTCGCGCTGTTCGACGCCGAGGAGCGCCTCGTCCTCTGCAACAGCGTCTATCGGCGCTTGCTCGGCTCGGTCACCGGCGCCCTCATCGGCCGCAGCTACGAGGAGACCGTGCGCGCGTGGATGCAGGACCTCGCGTTCCCGTCCGAGTCGGACCGCGTGCGCTTCCTCGCCGATGGCCTCGCCATTCGCCGCGTGCTCGGCGCGGGCTTCGACGTCCGCACGCGCGACGGTCGGAGCCTGCGCATCACGATCCGCAGGACCCTCGAGGGCGGCATCGTCAAGACCGTGTGGGACCTCACCGACGACGTGCGGCTCGCCGAAGAGCTCCGCGAGGCGCGGGCCGCGGCCGAGGCCGCGAGCGACGCCAAGAGCGAGTTTCTCTCGTCCATGAGCCACGAGCTCCGCACGCCGTTGAACGCGATCCTCGGCTTCGCGCAGCTTCTGCGTCGCGACAAGAAGGAGCCCCTCTCGCACCGTCACCGCGAGCGCGTCGACCAGATCCTGAAGGGCGGCGAGCACCTGCTTCACCTCATCGACGACATCCTCGACCTCGCGCGCATCGAGGCGGGGGGCGTGTCGATCTCGACGGAGCCGGTGGGCGTTCGCGAGGCCCTCCAGGAAGTGGCGGCGACCTTGGCGCCTGCCGCCGCGAGAGCGGACGTCGCCCTCACCGTGGTCGACCCCCCCGATGACGTGCCCATGCTCTCGGTCGATCGCACGCGGTTCATCCAGATCCTCATGAATTTCGGCTCGAACGCCCTCAAGTACAATCGCCCTGGGGGCACCGCGCGGCTCGAGGTCTCGAGCGTCGAGGGCGATCCGCGCCCGCTAGGCGTGTCCCAGCTCCGGGTGCTCGTGCGCGACACGGGCCCCGGCATCGCGATCGAGCAGCAAGGTCGGCTATTCCAGCCGTTCTATCGCGCAGGTCAGGAGACCGGGCCGATCGAGGGGACGGGCATCGGGCTCGTCATCACCCGCCGCCTCGCGCGCCTGATGGGCGGCGACGTGGGCTTCCGCAGCGAGCCCGGCCGCGGCTCCGAGTTCTGGGTCGATCTCCCGACGCACTCCACCGGCGCGCCCTCGAGCGCGCCACGGCACGGGAGCCGCCCCCGCCTCAGCGGCGGCGCCGGTGGCCTCGTGCTCTACGTGGAGGACAACCCCGCCAACGTCGCGTTCATGCGCGACGCGCTCGCCGGCTACGAGGGCCTCGAGCTCATCACCGCGCCCACGGCCGAGCTCGGCATCGAGATCGCTCGCGAGCGGCTGCCCTCGGTCGTGTTCATGGACATCAACCTCCCCGGTATGAGCGGCCTCGACGCCATGCGGCGGCTCCGCGAGATGCCTGAGACCGCCGACATCCCCGTCGTGGCTCTGACGGCGGCGGCCTCCGAGCGCGACCGCCGGCGCGGCGAGCAGGCCGGCTTCTACCGATATCTCACCAAGCCCGTGCGCATCGAGGAGCTCGAGACCACCCTCGACAGCCTGCTAGCGCCGCCGTCGACGCCGCCGCCGAGGTCCACTTAG
- a CDS encoding CBS domain-containing protein → MSTSPHTIGAEQTIAMAAKVMAEHRIRHLPVLHGGKVVGMLSQRDVNVIETLKDVDPNVVTVEDAMSGSPYVTDAETPLTVVAAEMAEHKYGSAIVMQANHVVGVFTTVDACRVLAEIFETRLR, encoded by the coding sequence ATGAGCACCTCGCCGCATACGATCGGCGCGGAGCAGACCATCGCGATGGCCGCCAAGGTCATGGCCGAGCACCGCATCCGCCACCTCCCCGTGCTCCACGGCGGCAAGGTCGTCGGCATGCTGAGCCAGCGCGACGTGAACGTCATCGAGACCCTCAAGGACGTGGATCCCAACGTGGTCACGGTCGAGGACGCCATGAGCGGCTCGCCCTACGTCACCGACGCGGAGACCCCGCTCACCGTCGTCGCCGCGGAGATGGCCGAGCACAAGTACGGCTCGGCGATCGTCATGCAGGCCAACCACGTCGTCGGTGTCTTCACGACCGTGGACGCGTGCCGGGTGCTCGCGGAAATCTTCGAGACGAGGCTCCGCTGA
- a CDS encoding DUF2236 domain-containing protein, whose protein sequence is MIPSRFVGRDAARARFGARVDRLATFLSECDPLADAVVLALAALPPGEGFRLFSECAAKGVDAVPLAPDALRAFFHETEQTPAWFDPVRAERGRRVFLRYGPLAGIVLGGRSLILGYVSPAGNKPLVFSGRLAAQAPRRLAETGRFVQAIAEPHGTDVGAEGYQITLKVRIMHAQVRRMIELSGKWRPAEWGRPINQHDMAGTTLLFSLAVIDGLRSLGARIDRQEADDYVHLWRVIGRLMGVSAELLPACEADAIALAEVIAATQAPPDDDARALTSALLRVPHEEATTPIERLLARPRAALGGAVTRHLLGAELADELGVPSTPLSAALPLLRGVTRARELVHAIAPGRRERAVDAGLAYWRGVVARALRGRPTGFQPPEGLRGVPRPGPA, encoded by the coding sequence GTGATCCCCTCACGCTTCGTCGGCAGAGACGCGGCGCGCGCGCGGTTCGGCGCGCGCGTCGACCGGCTCGCGACCTTCCTATCGGAGTGCGACCCGCTCGCCGACGCCGTGGTGCTCGCGCTCGCCGCGCTCCCACCTGGCGAGGGCTTCCGCCTCTTCTCCGAGTGCGCGGCCAAGGGCGTCGACGCGGTGCCGCTCGCGCCCGACGCGCTCCGCGCGTTCTTCCACGAGACCGAGCAGACCCCCGCCTGGTTCGATCCCGTAAGAGCCGAGCGCGGGCGCCGCGTCTTCCTTCGGTACGGGCCGCTCGCCGGCATCGTGCTCGGGGGCCGCTCGCTCATCCTGGGGTACGTCTCTCCCGCGGGGAACAAGCCCCTCGTGTTCTCGGGCCGTCTCGCCGCCCAGGCGCCGCGGCGCCTCGCGGAGACCGGGCGCTTCGTGCAGGCGATCGCGGAGCCGCACGGGACCGACGTGGGCGCGGAGGGCTACCAGATCACCCTCAAGGTCCGCATCATGCACGCGCAAGTCCGCCGAATGATTGAACTCTCTGGCAAGTGGCGGCCCGCCGAGTGGGGTCGACCGATAAACCAGCACGACATGGCCGGGACCACGCTGCTCTTCTCGCTCGCCGTGATCGACGGCCTCCGCTCGCTGGGGGCGCGCATCGACCGCCAGGAGGCCGACGACTACGTGCACCTCTGGCGAGTGATAGGCCGCCTGATGGGCGTCTCGGCCGAGCTGCTCCCCGCGTGCGAGGCCGACGCCATCGCCCTCGCCGAGGTGATCGCGGCGACGCAGGCGCCCCCCGACGACGACGCGCGCGCGCTGACGAGCGCCTTGCTCCGAGTCCCGCACGAGGAGGCGACCACACCCATCGAGCGGCTCCTCGCGAGGCCCAGGGCGGCGCTCGGCGGCGCCGTGACCCGCCACCTCCTCGGCGCGGAGCTCGCCGACGAGCTCGGCGTGCCGTCCACGCCGCTGTCGGCGGCCCTCCCCCTGCTCCGCGGCGTCACGAGGGCGCGCGAGCTCGTCCACGCGATCGCACCCGGCCGGCGGGAGCGCGCCGTCGACGCGGGGCTCGCGTATTGGCGGGGCGTGGTGGCGCGGGCGCTGCGAGGGCGACCGACCGGGTTTCAGCCGCCGGAGGGCCTGCGCGGCGTCCCCCGGCCAGGGCCCGCGTGA
- a CDS encoding TetR family transcriptional regulator has product MIARASPEVGLRDRKKAAARETLERVAKELFHERGFGAVTVDDIAAAANVSRRTFFRYFPTKEDAFFGRRAAQLEALNALLAAPRPRELPFRAVRRALVALSEQHVAAREEILREHRVLAASPELLARDLEWDRRALAVLTAALARGGGEGRRARLAAGAIVGALRVVIEDWIDGGATGDLRASGEEALDLLEGLAPPRRG; this is encoded by the coding sequence GTGATCGCCCGCGCCAGCCCCGAGGTCGGCCTCCGCGACCGGAAGAAGGCGGCCGCCCGCGAGACGCTCGAGCGCGTCGCGAAGGAGCTGTTCCACGAGCGGGGCTTCGGCGCGGTCACGGTGGACGACATCGCCGCCGCCGCGAACGTCTCGCGGCGCACGTTCTTCCGCTACTTTCCCACGAAGGAAGACGCGTTCTTCGGCCGCCGGGCCGCGCAGCTCGAGGCGCTCAATGCGCTGCTCGCGGCCCCGCGACCGCGGGAGCTCCCGTTTCGCGCCGTCCGCCGGGCGCTCGTCGCCCTCTCGGAGCAGCACGTGGCGGCGCGCGAGGAGATCCTCCGCGAGCACCGCGTCCTCGCCGCGTCGCCCGAGCTGCTCGCCAGAGACCTCGAGTGGGACCGCCGCGCGCTCGCGGTGCTAACCGCGGCGCTCGCTCGGGGGGGCGGTGAGGGCCGCCGCGCGCGGCTCGCCGCGGGCGCTATCGTGGGCGCGCTGCGGGTCGTCATCGAAGACTGGATTGACGGCGGCGCCACCGGCGATCTGCGCGCGTCCGGCGAGGAGGCGCTCGACCTCCTCGAGGGGCTCGCCCCGCCGCGTCGCGGCTGA
- a CDS encoding DUF2239 family protein, translated as MVHLSTFTAFAGPRRLAGGPVQTVVLAARAAARAHTGAAAPGVLVFEDATGAQVDFDLEGTEAEVLEKLALHPLALRAAAGDAPRRAGPGRPRLGVVGREITLLPRHWEWLERQPGGPSVTLRKLVHEASKKGQGAARARLAWEAAGRFAWAIAGNLPGFEEASRALYAQDAAGLTAHMAEWPPDVRAHVLALVAAGASEVDAEPPPAP; from the coding sequence ATGGTTCATTTGTCCACGTTCACGGCGTTCGCCGGTCCGCGGCGGCTCGCCGGGGGCCCCGTCCAGACCGTCGTGCTCGCCGCGCGCGCGGCCGCTCGCGCCCATACGGGAGCGGCGGCGCCTGGCGTGCTCGTCTTCGAGGACGCGACCGGCGCACAGGTCGACTTCGATCTGGAGGGCACCGAGGCGGAGGTGCTCGAGAAGCTCGCCCTCCACCCGCTCGCACTGAGGGCCGCGGCCGGCGACGCGCCGCGACGCGCGGGGCCCGGGAGGCCTCGGCTCGGCGTCGTGGGGCGCGAGATCACCCTCTTGCCGCGCCACTGGGAGTGGCTCGAGCGGCAGCCAGGGGGCCCCTCGGTCACGTTGCGCAAGCTGGTGCACGAGGCGAGCAAGAAGGGCCAAGGCGCGGCCCGCGCGCGGCTCGCGTGGGAGGCCGCGGGCCGCTTCGCGTGGGCCATCGCAGGCAACCTCCCCGGCTTCGAGGAGGCGTCTCGAGCGCTCTACGCGCAGGACGCCGCCGGCCTCACGGCGCACATGGCCGAGTGGCCACCCGACGTGCGGGCCCACGTGCTCGCGCTGGTCGCGGCGGGCGCAAGCGAGGTCGACGCCGAGCCCCCTCCCGCGCCCTGA